In Mesotoga sp. UBA6090, a single genomic region encodes these proteins:
- a CDS encoding sensor histidine kinase, translating to MRSWSLSDKLWLLFAAVLSILFFLLGIVFRWSIRDFFTTEAYRTIEYAQDVKVIELQGGFIPFEDIDLNNLRNARDVGHIVVFDREFDLIDYYLNRFGTQDGSDRAPPPLDSTSRDFLISGTIIPEMLPVIQSIRENAEKQTSLSERYETLLSGRSLFYVIRTEEISGRDVTMISYMWDTYMNTLSSALFSRLLLVMAIMTVVSLVFIIVFSRYLTKPLKKLSEDVRMISKRNWDRPISLKRSDEIGELADSIENMRKSLSEQDREQQSMLQFISHELKTPVMVIRSYAQAIKDGIYPGGDLDSAIDVIDKEIQRMDLRVKDLLFITRLEYLSRHDLEKEEVNLSELLEDTVGRFSFQRDDIDWNLNLKDFKTEVNEEQLAIAIENILSNQIRYAKNRIEVTMEVDEREESLLMRFANDGEKIAETKLEELFKPFNKGVGGENGLGLSITRRIIELHGGTISIVNEEELVATIVRLPI from the coding sequence ATGAGATCGTGGAGCCTGTCTGACAAGCTTTGGCTGCTCTTTGCCGCCGTCCTTTCAATCCTCTTTTTTCTTCTGGGTATCGTCTTCAGATGGTCGATAAGAGACTTCTTCACCACTGAAGCGTACAGAACGATAGAGTATGCTCAGGACGTAAAGGTAATCGAATTGCAGGGAGGGTTCATCCCTTTCGAAGATATCGACCTCAACAATCTTAGAAATGCCAGGGACGTAGGACACATAGTCGTCTTCGACAGGGAGTTTGACCTCATAGATTATTACCTGAACAGATTTGGAACCCAGGATGGCTCTGACAGGGCTCCTCCGCCTCTGGATTCTACTTCCAGGGACTTCCTCATTAGCGGAACGATTATTCCCGAAATGCTTCCTGTTATTCAATCCATTAGAGAGAACGCAGAAAAGCAGACGTCACTTTCAGAGAGGTACGAAACACTGCTTTCTGGCCGAAGTCTTTTCTATGTGATTCGTACTGAAGAGATCTCGGGAAGAGACGTCACGATGATTTCCTACATGTGGGATACATACATGAATACTCTCTCATCGGCGTTGTTCTCCAGGCTGCTGCTCGTAATGGCTATAATGACCGTGGTCAGTCTGGTTTTCATCATAGTCTTCTCTAGATACCTGACGAAGCCTCTGAAGAAGCTTTCAGAGGACGTGAGAATGATCTCAAAGAGAAACTGGGACAGGCCGATTTCTTTGAAAAGAAGCGATGAGATCGGAGAGCTAGCCGATTCAATCGAAAACATGAGAAAGAGCCTCAGCGAGCAGGACAGAGAACAACAGTCAATGCTCCAGTTTATCTCCCATGAACTCAAGACACCTGTCATGGTTATCCGAAGTTACGCACAGGCAATCAAGGACGGCATATATCCCGGGGGCGATTTGGATAGTGCTATAGACGTCATAGATAAAGAGATTCAGAGAATGGATCTGAGGGTAAAGGATCTCCTCTTCATAACCAGACTTGAATACCTGTCGCGTCACGACCTCGAAAAGGAGGAAGTGAATCTCTCAGAGCTGCTTGAGGACACCGTCGGGCGCTTTTCTTTCCAGAGGGACGACATAGACTGGAATCTGAATCTCAAAGACTTCAAGACCGAGGTCAATGAAGAACAGTTGGCGATAGCCATAGAAAACATACTTTCAAATCAGATCCGGTATGCAAAGAACAGGATAGAGGTTACTATGGAAGTAGACGAGAGAGAAGAGAGTCTTTTGATGCGATTCGCAAACGATGGAGAGAAAATCGCCGAAACCAAACTGGAAGAGCTCTTCAAACCCTTCAACAAGGGGGTTGGAGGAGAAAACGGACTTGGCCTGAGCATAACGAGAAGGATTATCGAATTGCACGGTGGCACTATTTCAATAGTTAATGAAGAGGAGTTAGTAGCCACTATCGTTAGGTTGCCAATCTAG
- a CDS encoding carbohydrate ABC transporter permease, translating to MSKTTMRPISKAKDLTKKSAIYLLLFVAAFFYLFPIYTAVNTSLKSNEELAYGPVNIVRNPEFANYLKAFSEIDRPIWNSFVITMVATAISSALGAWGGFGYSKLKFRGSSVLFLILVLGFYIAPQSILIPLLRFIGSIGLYNSYWGLILTHTAYGVPITTLLFRNYFESLPTEVVDSARIDGCSYIGTFFRIALPLSLPGFAVVAIFQFTNIWNEFLFGLILTRGVNSQPLTVAIGNLKGTTVASWNIQMAGVMISVLPVLLVYVFFLKLIVKGLLMGSVKG from the coding sequence ATGAGTAAAACGACAATGAGACCAATCTCAAAAGCTAAGGATCTGACAAAGAAGAGCGCGATTTACCTGCTGCTCTTTGTCGCAGCGTTTTTCTATTTGTTCCCGATTTATACTGCGGTAAACACTTCTCTCAAGAGCAATGAAGAGTTGGCGTACGGTCCCGTCAACATTGTAAGAAACCCTGAATTTGCGAACTATCTCAAGGCCTTTTCCGAGATAGACAGGCCAATCTGGAACAGCTTCGTAATAACAATGGTAGCGACGGCGATATCTTCGGCGCTCGGTGCCTGGGGTGGTTTTGGATATTCTAAACTGAAATTCAGAGGAAGCTCCGTTCTCTTTCTCATATTGGTTCTCGGATTTTACATAGCTCCACAGTCGATACTAATACCGCTATTGAGATTCATAGGGAGCATAGGATTGTACAACTCTTATTGGGGCTTAATTCTGACGCATACTGCGTATGGTGTTCCAATAACGACTTTGCTTTTCAGGAATTACTTCGAATCCCTGCCCACTGAGGTTGTAGATAGTGCAAGAATAGATGGTTGCAGTTACATCGGCACTTTCTTCAGGATAGCGCTCCCTCTATCACTGCCAGGTTTTGCGGTAGTTGCTATCTTTCAGTTCACTAATATCTGGAACGAGTTCCTCTTCGGGCTGATATTGACTAGAGGGGTGAACTCTCAACCCCTGACAGTTGCTATTGGAAATCTTAAAGGCACAACGGTTGCATCATGGAATATTCAGATGGCGGGAGTGATGATATCAGTTCTTCCAGTTCTTCTAGTATATGTTTTCTTTCTAAAACTGATTGTAAAGGGTCTATTGATGGGTTCTGTAAAAGGTTGA
- the gltA gene encoding NADPH-dependent glutamate synthase, producing MPEKFKVRMRELVPSERIKNFEEVALGYSKKEAIAEANRCLQCKHKPCVSGCPVGIDIPGFIKAIREGDIEKSSRILKDANNLPAICGRVCPQEKQCELACVVSKIPGSEPVAIGRLERFVADQNISLETAVKPSVNKRVAIIGAGPAGLTAAADLAKEGFSVTVFEAFHTAGGVLVYGIPEFRLPKEIVAKEVEFVKSLGVEFRFNQIVGRTIPFEEIKNEYDAVFIGIGAGAPRFMGIPGSNHNNIFSASEYLTRTNLMKAYLFPRYDTPVKIKDRVAVIGAGNVTMDAARTAKRLGAKEVHVVYRRSEEEMPARIEEYHHAVEEGIVFHWLTLPIEYIGDINNNVRGMKCVKMTLGEPDDSGRRRPIQVEGSEFIMEVDMVIEAIGQTPNAILKAGFPTVRLNKWGNIDADEASGRVDEGIYAGGDIVTGSATVIEAMGAGKRSARAIKAYLLRK from the coding sequence ATGCCTGAGAAGTTCAAAGTCAGAATGAGAGAACTTGTCCCTTCGGAGAGAATCAAAAACTTTGAGGAGGTCGCCCTTGGCTACAGTAAGAAAGAGGCAATAGCAGAGGCAAATAGATGTCTCCAGTGTAAACACAAACCCTGTGTGAGCGGCTGCCCCGTTGGAATAGATATTCCCGGTTTTATCAAGGCCATAAGAGAGGGTGACATAGAGAAGAGCTCGAGGATTTTGAAAGACGCGAACAACCTTCCGGCCATCTGCGGAAGAGTCTGCCCTCAGGAGAAGCAGTGTGAACTGGCCTGCGTCGTTAGTAAGATCCCTGGCAGCGAGCCCGTTGCGATCGGGAGACTGGAGAGATTCGTCGCTGATCAGAATATATCTCTCGAGACTGCCGTGAAGCCATCCGTAAACAAGAGAGTTGCGATAATCGGTGCGGGTCCGGCGGGACTGACGGCCGCCGCAGATCTCGCAAAAGAGGGTTTTTCGGTTACAGTCTTCGAAGCCTTTCATACGGCGGGGGGCGTGCTTGTTTATGGTATCCCCGAATTCAGGCTTCCCAAAGAGATCGTTGCAAAGGAAGTCGAATTTGTGAAGAGCCTTGGAGTTGAATTTCGTTTCAATCAGATCGTCGGCCGAACGATTCCATTTGAAGAGATCAAAAACGAATATGATGCCGTCTTTATAGGTATCGGGGCGGGCGCCCCGAGATTCATGGGAATTCCGGGATCGAATCACAACAACATATTTTCCGCTTCCGAATATCTCACGAGGACAAACCTGATGAAGGCCTATCTCTTTCCAAGGTACGACACGCCAGTAAAGATAAAGGATAGAGTAGCCGTGATTGGAGCCGGAAATGTGACGATGGATGCTGCAAGAACGGCGAAGAGACTCGGAGCCAAAGAGGTTCATGTGGTTTACAGGAGAAGCGAAGAAGAGATGCCTGCAAGAATAGAGGAGTATCACCATGCCGTTGAAGAGGGAATAGTTTTCCACTGGCTAACCCTTCCCATTGAGTACATAGGGGATATAAACAACAACGTCAGGGGGATGAAGTGCGTAAAGATGACACTGGGAGAACCCGACGATTCGGGGAGAAGAAGACCGATACAGGTTGAAGGATCGGAATTCATCATGGAAGTGGACATGGTCATCGAAGCAATCGGTCAGACTCCAAATGCCATTTTGAAGGCCGGTTTCCCAACGGTAAGACTGAACAAATGGGGCAACATCGATGCCGATGAAGCCAGCGGCAGGGTTGACGAAGGCATCTATGCCGGTGGAGACATTGTTACGGGCTCTGCAACTGTAATCGAAGCGATGGGAGCCGGTAAACGCTCGGCGAGGGCAATTAAGGCGTACTTGTTGCGCAAGTAA
- a CDS encoding ROK family transcriptional regulator, with amino-acid sequence MPISERRSAGVPSELRERNLKTIIDVVFRYQPISRTNISKLTGISKPTISKLVGSLINEGYLVSTGKTSSGLGKRQELLSFNPDKAFVISVDVGLATTIVAKVDLSMKMTDKYEITTSESPEKFASELVDCVSNVCDKGNGLPSYVVISVPGLVRGDLRTAINVPLLHWVDLPLAEFVENRLKLKGIETSVTINNDAKLGVLAEVALNQVIPDRFRNIVYVLVKEGVGIGLFINGSLYVGSNHIAGEFGHMSIDPDGPECSCGRRGCWLTLVGSRELESLVRDNRLNDYLELFSVGLLNIVNGLDPDIVVISGALEEYWDNVLPALKAKLKNSALFELSSMEIIKSAFDDREGPILGGALMGLRKYLNIETGVL; translated from the coding sequence TTGCCAATCTCTGAGAGAAGATCAGCTGGAGTACCCTCTGAGCTTAGAGAAAGAAATCTCAAGACAATAATCGACGTGGTATTTAGATACCAGCCCATATCAAGAACAAACATTTCTAAGTTGACCGGGATAAGCAAGCCAACGATAAGCAAGCTCGTTGGCTCTCTTATTAACGAAGGATATCTTGTGAGCACTGGCAAGACTTCTTCTGGTCTGGGAAAAAGGCAAGAACTTCTTTCATTCAATCCCGATAAGGCCTTCGTCATTTCCGTAGATGTTGGCCTGGCGACAACGATCGTAGCAAAGGTAGATCTTTCGATGAAGATGACTGATAAGTATGAGATAACGACATCAGAGAGCCCGGAGAAATTCGCTTCTGAATTGGTAGACTGCGTTTCCAATGTTTGCGACAAAGGGAATGGACTTCCTTCTTATGTGGTGATCTCTGTACCGGGTCTTGTCCGCGGTGATTTGAGAACTGCAATTAATGTTCCGTTGCTTCACTGGGTTGACCTTCCCCTTGCGGAGTTTGTCGAGAATCGGCTGAAACTGAAGGGAATTGAGACTTCAGTTACGATAAACAATGACGCAAAACTTGGCGTTCTTGCTGAAGTAGCCCTTAACCAGGTTATTCCCGATAGATTCAGGAATATTGTCTATGTTCTAGTGAAAGAGGGGGTTGGAATCGGTCTGTTTATCAATGGCAGTTTGTATGTCGGCAGCAATCATATCGCAGGTGAATTTGGACACATGTCGATAGATCCTGATGGACCGGAATGCTCCTGCGGAAGAAGAGGGTGTTGGCTCACTCTTGTGGGTTCTAGAGAACTTGAGAGCCTGGTTCGCGATAACCGCCTGAATGATTACCTTGAGTTGTTTTCTGTGGGTCTCCTGAATATAGTTAACGGTCTTGATCCCGATATAGTGGTGATTAGCGGCGCCCTTGAAGAATACTGGGACAATGTTTTGCCTGCATTAAAAGCAAAGCTGAAGAACAGCGCGCTCTTCGAACTCTCCTCGATGGAGATCATTAAATCTGCTTTTGATGACAGAGAGGGGCCTATTCTTGGAGGGGCGTTGATGGGTTTGAGAAAGTATCTAAACATAGAAACGGGCGTTTTATAG
- a CDS encoding glutamine amidotransferase, producing MKKKVLLLGETWTVTKIHTKGFDVVELGGFDDYSVYFKEPMKAFEDIEVTHIPNHQVLSMFPANSEELSKFNVVIISDCGRNTLTMYPDMFKVPMGPNKVQMLADYVLAGGSLIMTGGYVDFQGFQGKGNYHGSPIEKVMPVNMMETDDRVEATQGAVVSVLSPNHPILKGIDTAWPRFLGYQKVFPKEGSEVLAEIDGDPFIIVGDSGKGRSMAFMSDLAPHWGTDFAKWEYYGKFWHQAISWLSKE from the coding sequence TTGAAAAAGAAAGTCCTGCTACTTGGAGAGACCTGGACAGTTACGAAGATTCATACGAAGGGATTTGATGTTGTGGAATTGGGAGGGTTTGACGATTACTCGGTGTACTTCAAAGAGCCTATGAAAGCCTTTGAAGACATAGAAGTAACTCATATTCCCAACCATCAAGTGTTGAGCATGTTCCCCGCCAATTCCGAAGAACTGTCCAAGTTCAATGTGGTTATCATAAGCGACTGCGGAAGAAACACCCTGACTATGTACCCAGATATGTTCAAAGTACCGATGGGTCCAAACAAAGTTCAGATGCTCGCTGATTACGTTCTCGCTGGCGGATCGCTAATTATGACGGGTGGCTATGTCGATTTCCAGGGCTTCCAGGGAAAGGGCAACTACCACGGTAGCCCAATCGAAAAAGTGATGCCTGTTAACATGATGGAAACAGATGACAGAGTAGAGGCCACTCAGGGAGCTGTGGTTTCTGTCTTGAGTCCGAATCACCCGATTTTGAAGGGTATCGATACCGCCTGGCCGAGATTTCTCGGTTACCAGAAGGTCTTTCCAAAGGAAGGTTCCGAAGTGCTTGCCGAGATTGATGGAGATCCCTTCATCATAGTCGGGGACTCGGGAAAGGGCAGATCGATGGCCTTCATGTCCGATCTTGCACCCCACTGGGGAACTGACTTTGCGAAGTGGGAGTACTACGGCAAATTCTGGCATCAGGCTATAAGCTGGCTCAGCAAAGAGTAG
- a CDS encoding ABC transporter substrate-binding protein, with translation MKRGVVLLVVLCFLLTGATALSSSPNELVVYHWWTAGGEKEAIDVLFEVFIDEHPEYSIVQNPVAGGGGGILRAQIKTMIMAGNPPDTFQITYGHGMISSFVSVLQPIDDLIEGYNIPEDVYEWGRVDGVMYGVPLNLMQNNCLWYNVDLVEELGIEMPIKSIDEFLGICARVKAEGYIPLAVGAGMGQQFWLGTLFEAVNSALPGGGADFFNDYYAGKTIPSESEVFAETLKVLRTLLVNGFINDDYSALTWDQGSDLMATGKAVFYVMGDWAKGHFTSMNMVPKVDFGYQPFPGTDDVFIGHADCFVLPIGVDRKIAKDWIQFLTTVKAANTFCPIKGAAPFVLDAPLDVYDDITKEILGYFRDDGVVKVLSQFGAPPESYLDVFGTAFSEFFNTPEINDNTLGNFDYAYAEVFLF, from the coding sequence TTGAAACGTGGAGTAGTGCTCTTAGTAGTGCTTTGCTTCCTTCTTACAGGGGCAACGGCTCTCAGTAGCTCTCCGAACGAGCTGGTTGTATACCATTGGTGGACAGCTGGGGGAGAAAAAGAGGCAATTGATGTACTTTTCGAAGTTTTCATTGACGAGCACCCAGAGTATTCTATTGTTCAGAACCCGGTTGCAGGTGGAGGCGGTGGTATCCTCCGTGCACAGATCAAGACAATGATTATGGCAGGAAACCCACCGGACACTTTCCAGATAACCTACGGACACGGCATGATCAGCTCCTTTGTAAGTGTTCTCCAACCCATAGACGACCTTATTGAAGGCTACAATATTCCAGAAGATGTCTATGAATGGGGAAGAGTGGACGGAGTCATGTATGGCGTGCCTCTAAACCTTATGCAGAATAACTGCCTTTGGTACAACGTAGATCTGGTTGAAGAGCTTGGAATTGAAATGCCGATCAAGAGTATCGATGAGTTTCTTGGAATCTGCGCGCGAGTCAAAGCCGAAGGCTATATACCTCTGGCGGTAGGCGCAGGTATGGGCCAGCAGTTCTGGCTTGGAACGCTTTTTGAAGCAGTTAACAGCGCGCTGCCAGGTGGCGGAGCAGATTTCTTCAACGATTACTATGCAGGGAAGACAATACCATCTGAGTCTGAAGTATTTGCCGAGACACTCAAGGTTTTGAGAACCCTCCTTGTTAATGGCTTCATAAATGACGACTACTCGGCACTCACCTGGGACCAGGGTTCAGATCTCATGGCGACCGGAAAAGCCGTATTCTACGTAATGGGTGACTGGGCAAAGGGTCATTTCACATCCATGAATATGGTTCCCAAAGTTGATTTCGGTTATCAGCCATTCCCCGGAACTGACGATGTATTCATCGGTCACGCAGACTGTTTTGTTCTCCCTATAGGAGTTGACAGGAAGATCGCAAAGGACTGGATCCAGTTCTTAACAACAGTGAAGGCCGCAAATACATTCTGCCCGATAAAGGGAGCGGCACCGTTCGTTCTTGATGCCCCACTAGACGTTTATGACGACATAACTAAGGAGATATTGGGATACTTCCGTGACGATGGAGTTGTGAAAGTTCTGTCGCAGTTTGGGGCTCCGCCAGAATCGTATCTGGACGTTTTCGGAACGGCCTTTAGCGAATTCTTCAACACGCCCGAGATCAATGACAACACTTTGGGTAATTTCGATTACGCTTACGCAGAGGTTTTCTTGTTCTAA
- a CDS encoding DUF454 family protein, producing the protein MEKDPKKEVKLTAVPISWNNGYDYSFVANNPLFVVDNILHLRSSEKLYRWLIGHKLFGAYIYSYLHFRAVRRRARNLALLLLWSTLTLTVILISNTAVTRILTGVGSAVSIHLLKLKTVTSKMLEEVRQGLKKPRDDRQTAMHE; encoded by the coding sequence ATGGAAAAAGATCCAAAGAAGGAAGTCAAACTCACTGCTGTCCCAATTTCTTGGAATAACGGGTATGATTATTCCTTTGTTGCCAACAACCCCCTTTTTGTTGTTGATAACATTTTGCATTTGAGGAGCTCTGAAAAGCTTTACAGATGGCTGATCGGCCACAAGCTCTTCGGCGCATATATCTACAGCTATCTCCATTTCCGCGCCGTAAGGAGGAGAGCAAGGAACCTTGCCCTTCTATTGCTTTGGTCTACTCTTACCCTGACAGTGATACTGATATCCAATACTGCCGTTACACGTATCCTCACCGGAGTTGGCTCGGCCGTTTCCATTCATCTCTTGAAACTGAAAACAGTGACAAGCAAGATGCTTGAAGAGGTTAGGCAGGGCTTAAAAAAACCCCGAGACGATCGACAAACAGCCATGCACGAATGA
- a CDS encoding carbohydrate ABC transporter permease: MSKRVQILLFILPGLLLVGLFVYGFTAWTLQVSFTNWRDVGSAGDFVGLDNYIRLFSTDRVFKASLVNTLKLTLVFIGVTIPLGLFLAVLLDLNLKGRQIFRLIFLLPLSFSFVASASMWTWMFSPQIGSINTLLRAIGLGSLAQPWITSDKQALFCIAIAYVWQFSGFSTLVYYAGISGVAPEISEAAKIDGASTLQRYMKVIIPMQRPATLTVLMILLMYSLRVFDLVWLMTGGGPGSSSEILSTFMFRTAFNRNRFGYGASVGIVMFVISILIVIPFFTRLRRSEYE, encoded by the coding sequence TTGAGCAAGAGGGTACAGATCTTATTATTCATTTTACCAGGTTTGCTTCTTGTTGGCCTGTTCGTCTATGGCTTCACTGCCTGGACACTCCAAGTATCGTTCACTAATTGGAGGGACGTTGGCTCGGCAGGAGATTTCGTCGGCCTCGACAATTACATAAGACTGTTCTCAACAGACAGGGTCTTCAAGGCCTCGCTGGTAAATACTCTGAAGCTTACTTTGGTATTCATCGGGGTAACGATTCCGCTTGGCCTTTTTTTGGCTGTACTTCTGGACCTAAATCTAAAAGGACGACAGATATTCAGGTTGATCTTCCTGCTCCCTCTATCTTTCTCCTTTGTAGCATCGGCATCGATGTGGACGTGGATGTTTTCTCCTCAGATAGGTTCCATAAATACTCTGCTTAGAGCCATAGGACTTGGCTCGCTTGCTCAGCCGTGGATTACTTCCGACAAACAGGCTCTGTTCTGTATTGCAATTGCCTATGTTTGGCAGTTTTCAGGCTTTTCAACACTTGTTTACTATGCGGGAATCAGTGGGGTGGCTCCCGAAATAAGTGAAGCGGCAAAGATCGATGGAGCCTCCACTCTCCAGAGATATATGAAAGTTATTATCCCGATGCAGAGGCCGGCAACCTTGACCGTTCTTATGATACTGCTAATGTATTCATTGAGAGTGTTCGACCTTGTCTGGCTTATGACCGGTGGAGGACCGGGCAGTTCTTCGGAGATCCTTTCGACTTTCATGTTTAGAACGGCCTTCAACAGAAACAGATTTGGATATGGCGCTTCGGTCGGGATCGTGATGTTCGTTATATCGATCTTGATAGTCATTCCTTTCTTCACGAGACTCAGGAGAAGTGAATATGAGTAA
- a CDS encoding sulfide/dihydroorotate dehydrogenase-like FAD/NAD-binding protein translates to MYAVLSKRRIAPDTYDIWLSHPDIYRYAKPGQFLIIRIDEFGERIPLTIASTEKDKVRVIVKAVGKSTYKLCAMHEGESVADIVGPLGNPSEIEKLGTVCVVGGGVGIAPLFPVARALKAAGNDVIGILGAANKDHLIMVDEFRPFLDRLYLSTDDGSIGIKGTVTNPLKEVIADYSPGTIWAIGPMVMMKFVSLLASQNDIPCWVSLNPIMVDGTGMCGACRAEVGGEMKFACVHGPEFDGRLVNWDELIKRQYQYREEEQLALEKYIRELGEKNA, encoded by the coding sequence ATGTACGCAGTTCTCTCAAAGAGAAGAATTGCTCCCGATACGTATGATATCTGGCTTTCTCATCCAGATATCTACAGATATGCAAAACCGGGTCAGTTCCTGATAATAAGGATAGACGAGTTTGGTGAAAGAATTCCTCTCACGATAGCATCGACAGAAAAAGACAAGGTAAGGGTAATAGTAAAAGCCGTTGGAAAGAGTACTTATAAGCTCTGTGCAATGCACGAAGGAGAATCCGTAGCCGACATAGTTGGCCCGCTAGGAAATCCCAGCGAGATCGAGAAACTTGGAACGGTCTGTGTTGTTGGTGGAGGAGTGGGAATAGCTCCTTTGTTTCCCGTTGCCAGGGCACTCAAAGCTGCCGGAAACGATGTAATCGGTATACTGGGGGCCGCGAACAAGGATCATCTGATTATGGTCGACGAGTTCAGGCCCTTTCTAGACAGGCTATACCTCTCTACCGATGACGGCTCTATCGGAATTAAGGGAACCGTGACAAACCCTCTCAAGGAAGTAATAGCAGATTATTCGCCGGGCACGATCTGGGCAATCGGTCCGATGGTTATGATGAAATTCGTTTCTCTTCTCGCTTCCCAGAATGACATACCTTGCTGGGTTTCGCTGAATCCGATAATGGTGGATGGCACGGGAATGTGCGGTGCCTGCAGGGCCGAGGTTGGAGGCGAGATGAAGTTCGCCTGTGTTCACGGACCGGAGTTTGACGGCAGATTGGTTAACTGGGACGAGCTGATCAAGAGGCAGTATCAGTACAGAGAAGAGGAACAGCTTGCTCTTGAGAAATACATACGTGAATTAGGTGAGAAAAATGCCTGA